The following proteins are co-located in the Manihot esculenta cultivar AM560-2 chromosome 9, M.esculenta_v8, whole genome shotgun sequence genome:
- the LOC110622841 gene encoding peptidyl-prolyl cis-trans isomerase CYP18-2, which translates to MWASSEGGAPEVTLETSMGSFTVELYYKHAPKTCRNFLELARRNYYDNVKFHRIIKDFIVQGGDPTGTGRGGESIYGPKFEDEIRSELKHTGAGIISMANAGPNTNGSQFFITLAPTPSLDGKHTIFGRVCRGMEVIKRLGSVQTDNNDRPIHDVKILRTSVKD; encoded by the exons ATGTGGGCAAGCTCAGAAGGGGGTGCTCCAGAGGTCACTCTGGAAACTTCCATGGGTTCCTTCACTGTTGAG CTATATTACAAGCATGCACCAAAAACTTGCAGAAACTTCCTCGAACTAGCTCGCAGAAATTATTACGATAACGTGAAATTTCACCGAATTATTAAG GATTTTATAGTGCAAGGTGGGGATCCGACAGGAACTGGAAGAGGTGGAGAATCCATATATGG TCCAAAGTTTGAGGATGAGATAAGGTCTGAGTTGAAGCACACTGGAGCTGGGATCATCTCCATGGCAAATGCAGGTCCAAATACCAATGGAAGCCAGTTCTTTATTACTTTGGCACCAACTCCATCTCTAGATG GAAAACATACCATATTTGGTAGAGTATGTAGGGGAATGGAAGTAATCAAAAGACTTGGTAGCGTCCAAACTGACAATAATGATAG GCCTATCCATGACGTGAAGATATTACGGACATCGGTAAAAGATTAA
- the LOC110622405 gene encoding probable UDP-N-acetylglucosamine--peptide N-acetylglucosaminyltransferase SPINDLY, which yields MAWTEKNNGNGREQGSIGDNGFLKGSQPSPSASGSPVGITAPLKVFEGKDDLSYANILRSRNKFVDALAIYECVLEKDSGNVEAHIGKGICLQMQNMGRLAFDSFAEAVRMDPQNACALTHCGMLFKDEGRLVEAAESYQKALRADPSYKPAAECLAIVLTDLGTSLKLSGNTQEGIQKYYEALRIDPHYAPAYYNLGVVYSEMMQYDTALNCYEKAALERPMYAEAYCNMGVIYKNRGDLESAIACYERCLAVSPNFEIAKNNMAIALTDLGTKVKLEGDINQGIAYYKKALYYNWHYADAMYNLGVAYGEMLKFDMAIVFYELAFHFNPHCAEACNNLGVIYKDRDNLDKAVECYQMALSIKPNFSQSLNNLGVVYTVQGKMDAAASMIEKAIMANPTYAEAYNNLGVLYRDAGNIAMAINAYEQCLKIDPDSRNAGQNRLLAMNYIDEGHDDKLFEAHREWGRRFMRLYSQYTSWDNPKDPERPLVIGYVSPDYFTHSVSYFIEAPLVYHDYANYKVVVYSAVVKADAKTNRFKEKVLKKGGLWKDIYGIDEKKVASMVREDKVDILVELTGHTANNKLGMMACRPAPVQVTWIGYPNTTGLPTIDYRITDSQADPPDTKQKHVEELVRLPECFLCYTPSPEAGPVCSAPALANGFITFGSFNNLAKITPKVLQVWARILSAVPNSRLVVKCKPFCCDSVRQRFLSTLEELGLESLRIDLLPLILLNHDHMQAYSLMDISLDTFPYAGTTTTCESLYMGVPCVTMGGAVHAHNVGVSLLSKVGLGHLVAKDEDEYVRLALQLALDIPALANLRTSLRDLMLKSPVCDGPNFALGLESTYRNMWRRYCKGDVPSLKRMELLQEGISETSPIKNSEPTSIPFSVEGPPESVKANGFIAVPSSTVNHSCEENGSCSRLNHTSDKLS from the exons ATGGCGTGGACTGAGAAAaataatggaaatgggagagagCAGGGATCTATTGGAGATAATGGTTTCTTGAAAGGGTCACAGCCTTCTCCTAGTGCAAGTGGCTCTCCTGTTGGTATAACTGCACCATTGAAGGTTTTTGAAGGGAAGGATGATCTCTCCTATGCCAACATTCTTCGTTCCAGAAACAAATTTGTTGATGCTCTTGCTATTTATGAGTGTGTCTTGGAGAAAGATAGTGGAAACGTTGAAGCTCACATTGGAAAGGGCATATGCCTGCAGATGcagaacatgggaaggcttgcTTTTGATAGTTTTGCTGAGGCAGTCAGGATGGACCCACAGAACGCATGTGCCCTCACGCATTGTGGTATGTTGTTCAAAGATGAGGGTCGGCTGGTAGAGGCTGCTGAG TCATATCAGAAGGCTCTGAGAGCAGATCCTTCATACAAACCAGCTGCAGAATGCTTAGCCATTGTCTTAACAGATCTTGGTACAAGCTTAAAGCTATCTGGCAATACACAGGAGGGAATACAGAAGTATTATGAAGCTCTTAGAATAGATCCACATTATGCG CCTGCATATTATAACCTTGGTGTTGTGTATTCTGAAATGATGCAATATGACACTGCCCTTAATTGCTATGAGAAGGCTGCATTGGAGAGGCCCATGTATGCTGAAGCTTATTGCAATATGGGTGTAATCTACAAAAACCGAGGTGATTTGGAGTCAGCTATTGCCTGTTATGAGAG GTGTCTAGCTGTGTCACCAAACTTTGAGATTGCAAAGAATAATATGGCAATTGCTTTGACAGATTTAGGAACAAAG GTTAAATTGGAGGGAGACATCAATCAAGGTATTGCATATTACAAGAAGGCTTTGTATTACAATTGGCACTATGCTGATGCCATGTATAATCTTGGTGTTGCATATGGTGAAATGCTGAAGTTTGATATG GCAATTGTGTTTTATGAGCTTGCTTTCCACTTCAATCCTCACTGTGCCGAGGCTTGCAACAATTTAGGAGTAATATACAAAGACCGAGACAACCTTGATAAAGCTGTGGAGTGTTATCAG ATGGCTTTATCAATCAAGCCAAACTTCTCTCAGTCGTTGAACAACCTTGGTGTAGTCTACACAGTCCAG GGTAAAATGGATGCTGCTGCAAGCATGATTGAGAAGGCCATCATGGCGAATCCCACTTATGCTGAAGCATATAATAACCtag GGGTCCTTTACAGAGATGCAGGAAATATAGCTATGGCCATTAATGCTTATGAGCAATGCCTTAAGATAGATCCTGATTCTCGCAATGCAGGCCAG AATCGGTTGCTTGCAATGAACTACATAGATGAAGGACATGATGATAAGCTTTTTGAGGCTCACAG GGAGTGGGGTAGGCGCTTTATGAGGTTATATTCACAGTACACTTCATGGGACAATCCAAAGGATCCAGAAAGGCCACTTGTGATTGGATATGTATCTCCAGACTATTTTACCCATTCTGTGTCTTATTTCATTGAGGCCCCCCTGGTATATCATGACTATGCAAATTACAAGGTGGTGGTTTATTCAGCAGTTGTGAAG GCTGATGCAAAGACTAATAGGTTTAAGGAGAAAGTCTTGAAAAAGGGTGGTTTATGGAAGGATATATATGGAATTGATGAAAAAAAAGTGGCAAGCATGGTTAGAGAAGATAAAGTTGACATATTGGTAGAACTTACTGGACATACAGCTAACAATAAATTGGGAATGATGGCATGCCGACCAGCACCTGTCCAG GTAACTTGGATTGGCTACCCAAACACAACTGGTTTGCCTACCATTGATTATAGAATCACTGATTCACAGGCAGACCCTCCAGATACAAAGCAAAA GCATGTGGAGGAGTTGGTTCGTCTACCCGAATGCTTCCTTTGTTATACACCATCCCCAGAAGCTGGGCCTGTTTGTTCAGCTCCTGCACTTGCTAATGGCTTCATTACATTTGGTAGCTTTAATAATCTGGCAAAG ATAACTCCGAAGGTACTACAAGTTTGGGCTAGGATACTCTCTGCAGTACCAAACTCTCGCCTTGTGGTTAAATGCAAGCCATTTTGTTGTGATAGTGTTAGACAGAGATTCCTTTCAACATTGGAGGAGCTGGGATTAGAATCATTGCGAATTGATCTTTTACCTCTAATTCTTCTTAACCATGATCATATGCAAGCATATTCTCTCATGGACATTAG TTTGGATACATTTCCATATGCTGGAACAACGACAACATGTGAATCTCTATACATGGGAGTTCCATGTGTAACTATGGGTGGTGCAGTACATGCTCATAATGTTGGTGTGAGTCTCCTCAGCAAAGTTG GGCTGGGACATCTGGTTGCCAAAGATGAGGATGAATATGTCCGGTTGGCTTTGCAGCTTGCTTTGGATATACCAGCTCTTGCAAACTTGAGAACGAGTCTTAGGGATCTTATGTTAAAGTCTCCTGTCTGTGATGGACCCAACTTCGCACTTGGTCTAGAGTCCACATACCGGAACATGTGGCGTAGATATTGTAAGGGTGATGTGCCATCTTTAAAGCGCATGGAACTCCTTCAAGAGGGGATTTCTGAAACATCACCTATCAAAAACTCTGAGCCAACAAGTATCCCATTCTCAGTAGAGGGCCCTCCTGAATCTGTCAAGGCAAATGGATTTATTGCAGTCCCATCATCTACTGTGAATCACTCTTGTGAGGAAAATGGGAGTTGCAGTCGGTTGAATCATACTTCAGACAAGCTGAGCTGA